The Aethina tumida isolate Nest 87 chromosome 6, icAetTumi1.1, whole genome shotgun sequence genome has a segment encoding these proteins:
- the LOC109597857 gene encoding A disintegrin and metalloproteinase with thrombospondin motifs 9 isoform X1 — protein MAMKCVSTLSCVAITLLVALVVFVWIQFGQIPIQSKLEKVRNATRANVTVSGRKNFFDVNRFYPDPVEDTEWVEPLKISPPPLNSHDRIFEEMHYSNNNLTAGNNDVPTSKHHSGHFRHKTADVWDPYPRYEIKAFGRKMILELAHDSGFVTPDLHIVTHVHENYTERERHDPKLTGCFYKGTVRGDPDSNVAVSLCHGMTGYIKTSEDAYHIEPEQFNNNTISTILHKITRVHLAPQPSNDVIDSFSEEIDSIPDDQDFHGEIVEDEFQPPQHSIRRRDLRFDDLDTQQDFKPLDFMNEHVENPFHLNDYGDYTRNSRQADYWPPREVKRSHNYFVEVMLVVDKSMIDYHKTEENLNHYIMTLMNHVSLLFKHSSIGNSISVSLVNILHLKHKTFEYEQSAKILSKFCQWQSQSTNHKNHDVALLLTRSTICTNTSEYCRFLGIAQVASMCGSESCAVVIDRGLATSYTIAHELGHVLSMPHDNDTRCNQFNRGQRVMNIMNNIMKNDTKPWMWSNCSKHYLTEFLDTPRAKCLLNSPTNEMKGIGDDSFKLPGELFDVNTQCQLEYGDEMRVCSYMTTCRNLWCTPEKKDGEKEGCISMLLPLAEGTRCEYNKWCYQGECRSENRSILVPIDGGWGEWGKWGPCSRSCGGGIMKQTRKCDNPTPSNGGNFCMGRREQIRSCNVQNCDAKEPDFRALQCARFNGDPKNIPNLTNDVEWLPKYGLEKPDDRCKLYCRPKNSNAFYALKEKVEDGTKCGLTSFDICVNGICRAAGCDNKLDSKMKLDDCGVCGGDNSKCHKIVGIYNRSSPGYSRVIKIPKGSSNILIEQYSESPHTHDLNYLVLMDIESGEYILNGHQVVMRDTQDITFGGLFIKYSGSDVPVERITTSKHFKLQRPLMVEVLSVGNITAANISYSYYIDTDNAPRHGWNLNERHWTPCDSICTGTQELRPSCVDLSTGMVVDDSNCVDMDRASMTQTRTCNLHCQLTWNVVSRGACSSDCGPGYREVTYNCMKVDVTKEAYEAYTSEAVNSHTEIVDERWCSNVLSKPTLMETCTGLCHSTRWKYEQWTQCSKTCGGGMQHRTAKCVDSNEREIDEANCREPKITEKTCNTGRCPYWSPRDWTPCSVSCGRGFRTRTFFCLIDNRVYPTSACDAKAMPDIREECNQRPCDIGWITTPWSECSTTCGDGIMRRYVYCRRDRDHVDDEYCRDILKPNSTAPCFSECPISNYDYGENMIDDNSIYPYAWKTSSWTECSKSCGGGKKRRQVVCEDERGVRVLKENCNPHERPLDTIDCNNFPCPNWVYGDWGVCNSDCVQMRQVSCEDHTGNFMKDHSCDEKKKPAVIQRCTQCRHRPVVKENRRITNPVYVWKVGKWKQCNTECGQGTRRRQVYCRDTLTNVTVVDSVCNLQRKPKATQPCEQYRCAHAWIQSNWSQCSKSCGRGMKTRNVTCHRILPGGVVNPEPLEQRMIRDSSDFCNLYNKPVAMAECNLGRCEDRFYWTTGPWTECPNRCDVNSRQTRRLYCVRRSNNRKVRRKFCAKEFRPKKNRKCPRKPCLYRNCKEIQLYKKARVNDDYTVRIGNKLASIYCYKMDTSEPEEFITLQPDTKNYAEFYDKRLIDLSTCPYNRERRDNCHCDVIDRDRHGLSNFWKVRLNITSLKIINTDFTFSNVIKGTNIPYGTSGDCYSSLRDCPQGRFSIDLSGTSFRLAPEVQWIKSGNHNATARIRPNRHRTVFEGQCGGYCGRCEPDPRFGLQLEVT, from the exons ATTTCTTCGACGTGAATCGTTTCTACCCTGACCCGGTCGAAGACACGGAATGGGTGGAACCGTTGAAAATCAGCCCGCCACCCCTCAACAGCCACGACCGCATTTTCGAGGAGATGCATTACAGCAACAACAACCTCACCGCCGGCAACAACG ACGTGCCAACCTCAAAACACCACAGCGGCCACTTCCGGCACAAGACTGCGGACGTGTGGGACCCCTACCCCCGTTATGAGATCAAGGCCTTCGGCCGCAAGATGATCCTCGAGTTGGCCCACGATTCGGGCTTCGTCACGCCCGATTTACAT ATTGTGACCCACGTGCACGAGAACTACACGGAACGCGAGCGCCACGACCCAAAACTGACGGGGTGCTTCTACAAGGGCACCGTGCGAGGAGATCCAGATTCCAACGTCGCCGTGTCCTTGTGCCACGGAATG actgGATACATCAAAACGTCTGAGGATGCGTACCACATCGAACCAGAACAGTTCAACAACAACACAATCAGCACAATCCTCCACAAAATCACCCGAGTGCATCTGGCACCTCAACCCTCCAACGACGTCATCGACAGCTTCTCAGAAGAAATCG ATTCGATACCCGACGATCAGGATTTTCATGGGGAGATCGTGGAGGATGAATTTCAGCCGCCACAGCACTCGATACGTCGCAGGGACCTGCGTTTCGACGACCTGGACACGCAGCAGGACTTTAAACCTTTGGATTTTATGAACGAACACGTGGAGAATCCGTTCCATCTCAACGATTACGGGGATTACACCAGGAATTCGAGGCAGGCTGACTACTGGCCGCCTCGTGAGGTTAAAAGGAGCCACAACTATTTCGTGGAGGTGATGCTGGTGGTCGACAAAAGTATGATTGATTACCATAAAACTGAGGAGAATTTGAACCATTACATTATGACTTTAATGAACCAC GTTTCcttattgtttaaacattcCTCCATTGGTAACTCGATAAGTGTATCtctagttaatattttacaccTAAAACACAAGACGTTTGAGTATGAACAATCCGCGAAGATCCTGTCGAAATTTTGCCAATGGCAATCCCAAAGTACCAACCACAAAAACCATGACGTTGCTCTCCTCCTCACCAG GAGTACAATATGTACAAACACGAGTGAATACTGCAGATTTTTGGGTATTGCGCAGGTGGCGTCGATGTGCGGCTCAGAAAGCTGCGCAGTAGTAATCGACAGAGGTTTGGCCACCTCCTACACAATTGCCCACGAGCTCGGACACGTTTTAAG TATGCCCCACGACAACGACACGAGGTGCAACCAATTCAACAGGGGACAAAGGGTGATGAACATCATGAACAACATCATGAAGAACGACACCAAACCGTGGATGTGGTCGAACTGTTCCAAGCACTACCTAACCGAGTTCCTAGA tacacCTAGGGCAAAATGCCTTTTAAACTCCCCCACCAACGAAATGAAAGGAATCGGGGatgacagttttaaattacCCGGAGAACTGTTCGACGTTAACACCCAGTGCCAACTAGAATATGGCGATGAAATGCGAGTTTGTTCTTACATG ACGACGTGTCGGAATTTGTGGTGTACACCTGAAAAGAAGGACGGCGAAAAAGAGGGCTGCATTAGTATGTTGTTGCCATTAGCTGAAGGAACAAGATGTGAATACAACAA GTGGTGTTACCAAGGGGAGTGTCGTAGTGAGAACAGATCGATCCTCGTGCCGATAGATGGCGGCTGGGGCGAATGGGGGAA ATGGGGACCATGTAGTAGGTCCTGCGGAGGCGGCATCATGAAACAGACCCGCAAATGTGACAATCCGACGCCATCAAACGGTGGCAACTTCTGTATGGGTCGCAGGGAACAAATCAGATCATGCAACGTCCAAAACTGCGACGCCAAGGAACCAGACTTTCG TGCTTTGCAATGTGCTCGGTTCAACGGTGACCCGAAGAACATACCCAATTTGACCAACGATGTTGAGTGGCTGCCAAAATATGGATTAG AAAAACCTGACGACCGGTGTAAATTGTACTGTCGTCCTAAAAACTCAAACGCCTTCTACGCCTTGAAGGAGAAAGTGGAAGACGGAACTAAATGCGGTTTAACTAGCTTCGACATTTGCGTCAACGGTATTTGCAGAGCTGCAGGCTGTGATAATAAGCTGGACTCGAAAATGAAACTTG ATGATTGTGGTGTTTGTGGCGGCGACAACAGTAAGTGTCACAAAATCGTCGGCATCTACAACAGATCATCGCCTGGCTACAGTAGAGTCATAAAAATTCCAAAGGGGAGCTCTAACATACTTATTGAGCAATATTCGGAAAGTCCTCACACTCACGACCTAAATTATTTGG TTTTGATGGACATCGAATCAGGCGAATACATCCTCAATGGACACCAGGTGGTGATGAGGGATACCCAGGATATAACGTTCGGAGGGCTGTTTATAAAGTACTCCGGGTCGGACGTACCAGTGGAAAGGATCACCACTTCTAAACACTTCAAACTGCAACGTCCGTTGATGGTGGAGGTTTTATCAGTCGGAAACATAACGGCAGCAAACATCTCGTACAGCTACTACATCGATACAGACAACGCACCACG gcaCGGTTGGAACCTGAACGAAAGACATTGGACGCCCTGCGACTCGATTTGTACGGGTACTCAGGAGTTACGCCCCTCCTGTGTCGATTTATCAACCGGTATGGTTGTGGACGACAGCAATTGCGTGGACATGGACAGGGCCAGCATGACCCAAACCAGAACCTGCAACTTGCACTGTCAACTGACATGGAACGTGGTGTCACGCGGAGCTTGTTCCAGCGACTGCGGCCCAGG GTACCGTGAAGTTACGTACAATTGTATGAAGGTGGACGTCACGAAGGAGGCGTATGAGGCGTACACGAGCGAGGCGGTGAACAGCCACACGGAAATCGTGGACGAAAGGTGGTGCAGCAACGTACTGTCCAAGCCCACGCTGATGGAGACGTGCACCGGATTGTGTCACAGCACCAGATGGAAATACGAACAATGGACACAA TGTTCGAAAACGTGCGGCGGCGGCATGCAGCACCGTACCGCCAAATGTGTGGACAGCAACGAACGGGAGATAGACGAGGCCAATTGTCGTGAGCCAAAAATCACCGAAAAAACTTGCAACACAGGACGTTGTCCTTACTGGAGCCCCAGAGACTGGACACCG TGTTCGGTGTCCTGTGGGCGTGGCTTCCGCACCAGGACGTTCTTCTGCCTAATCGACAACCGAGTGTATCCGACGTCCGCCTGCGACGCCAAAGCAATGCCGGATATCCGGGAGGAGTGCAACCAACGACCGTGCGACATAGGTTGGATAACGACGCCTTGGAGCGAGTGTTCAACAACATGCGGCGACGGTATAATGAGGCGGTACGTCTATTGTAGGCGGGACAGAGACCATGTGGACGACGAGTACTGCCGAGACATCCTCAAGCCCAATTCCACCGCTCCCTGTTTCAGCGAATGTCCC ATCAGCAATTATGACTACGGTGAGAACATGATAGATGACAACTCTATTTATCCTTACGCCTGGAAAACATCTTCTTGGACTGAG TGCTCCAAGTCTTGTGGTGGCGGCAAAAAACGTCGACAGGTCGTATGCGAGGACGAAAGAGGTGTGCGAGTACTGAAGGAAAACTGCAACCCCCACGAAAGACCCTTAGACACAATAGATTGCAACAACTTCCCTTGTCCCAACTGGGTATACGGCGACTGGGGAGTATGCAACTCGGACTGCGTGCAAATGCGACAAGTCAGCTGCGAAGATCACACCGGCAACTTCATGAAAGACCACAGTTGCGACGAAAAGAAAAAACCTGCGGTGATACAACGATGCACCCAGTGCAGACACCGACCAGTCGTCAAGGAAAATAGACGCATCACCAATCCGGTGTACGTGTGGAAGGTTGGAAAGTGGAAGCAG TGCAACACGGAATGCGGCCAGGGCACGAGACGTCGACAGGTCTATTGTCGCGACACTCTGACGAACGTCACGGTGGTGGACAGTGTATGCAACCTGCAACGCAAGCCGAAGGCCACTCAGCCGTGCGAACAGTATCGATGTGCGCACGCCTGGATCCAAAGCAATTGGTCGCAA TGCTCAAAGAGTTGTGGACGTGGAATGAAGACAAGGAATGTTACGTGCCATAGAATCTTGCCTGGAGGTGTTGTGAATCCTGAGCCCCTTGAACAAAGAATGATCAGGGATAGTAGTGATTTCTGTAATTTGTACAACAAACCTGTTGCCATGGCTGAGTGCAATTTGGGAAGATGTGAGGACAGGTTCTATTGGACCACTGGCCCTTGGACAGAG tgCCCAAATAGATGTGACGTTAACTCAAGACAAACGAGACGTTTATATTGCGTCAGAAGATCGAACAACAGGAAAGTTAGAAGGAAGTTCTGTGCAAAGGAATTCAGACCTAAGAAGAACAGGAAATGTCCAAGGAAGCCAT GTTTGTATAGAAACTGTAAAGAGATCCAATTGTACAAAAAGGCACGAGTGAACGATGATTATACCGTTAGAATTGGGAACAAACTTGCCAGTATTTATTGCTATAAAATGGATACTTCTGAACCAGAAGAATTCATTACTTTACAACCAGACACCAAGAACTATGCTGAATTCTACGATAAACG GTTGATTGACTTGTCAACATGCCCCTACAACAGGGAACGACGGGACAATTGCCACTGCGACGTGATCGACAGAGACCGACACGGTCTGAGTAACTTTTGGAAGGTTCGACTCAACATCACTTCATTGAAAATCATCA ACACTGATTTCACCTTCTCCAACGTGATCAAAGGCACGAACATCCCCTACGGAACCTCCGGCGATTGTTACAGTTCCCTACGTGACTGTCCTCAAGGTCGCTTCTCCATAGATTTGTCCGGTACGTCGTTCCGCCTCGCCCCTGAGGTGCAGTGGATCAAAAGCGGCAACCACAACGCCACCGCCCGCATCCGTCCCAACAGACATCGCACCGTCTTCGAGGGACAGTGTGGCGGCTACTGCGGCAGATGCGAACCGGATCCACGCTTCGGCTTGCAGCTGGAGGTTACTTAA
- the LOC109597857 gene encoding A disintegrin and metalloproteinase with thrombospondin motifs 9 isoform X2, with product MAMKCVSTLSCVAITLLVALVVFVWIQFGQIPIQSKLEKVRNATRANVTVSGRKNFFDVNRFYPDPVEDTEWVEPLKISPPPLNSHDRIFEEMHYSNNNLTAGNNDVPTSKHHSGHFRHKTADVWDPYPRYEIKAFGRKMILELAHDSGFVTPDLHIVTHVHENYTERERHDPKLTGCFYKGTVRGDPDSNVAVSLCHGMTGYIKTSEDAYHIEPEQFNNNTISTILHKITRVHLAPQPSNDVIDSFSEEIDSIPDDQDFHGEIVEDEFQPPQHSIRRRDLRFDDLDTQQDFKPLDFMNEHVENPFHLNDYGDYTRNSRQADYWPPREVKRSHNYFVEVMLVVDKSMIDYHKTEENLNHYIMTLMNHVSLLFKHSSIGNSISVSLVNILHLKHKTFEYEQSAKILSKFCQWQSQSTNHKNHDVALLLTRSTICTNTSEYCRFLGIAQVASMCGSESCAVVIDRGLATSYTIAHELGHVLSMPHDNDTRCNQFNRGQRVMNIMNNIMKNDTKPWMWSNCSKHYLTEFLDTPRAKCLLNSPTNEMKGIGDDSFKLPGELFDVNTQCQLEYGDEMRVCSYMTTCRNLWCTPEKKDGEKEGCISMLLPLAEGTRCEYNKWCYQGECRSENRSILVPIDGGWGEWGKWGPCSRSCGGGIMKQTRKCDNPTPSNGGNFCMGRREQIRSCNVQNCDAKEPDFRALQCARFNGDPKNIPNLTNDVEWLPKYGLEKPDDRCKLYCRPKNSNAFYALKEKVEDGTKCGLTSFDICVNGICRAAGCDNKLDSKMKLDDCGVCGGDNSKCHKIVGIYNRSSPGYSRVIKIPKGSSNILIEQYSESPHTHDLNYLVLMDIESGEYILNGHQVVMRDTQDITFGGLFIKYSGSDVPVERITTSKHFKLQRPLMVEVLSVGNITAANISYSYYIDTDNAPRHGWNLNERHWTPCDSICTGTQELRPSCVDLSTGMVVDDSNCVDMDRASMTQTRTCNLHCQLTWNVVSRGACSSDCGPGYREVTYNCMKVDVTKEAYEAYTSEAVNSHTEIVDERWCSNVLSKPTLMETCTGLCHSTRWKYEQWTQCSKTCGGGMQHRTAKCVDSNEREIDEANCREPKITEKTCNTGRCPYWSPRDWTPCSVSCGRGFRTRTFFCLIDNRVYPTSACDAKAMPDIREECNQRPCDIGWITTPWSECSTTCGDGIMRRYVYCRRDRDHVDDEYCRDILKPNSTAPCFSECPISNYDYGENMIDDNSIYPYAWKTSSWTECSKSCGGGKKRRQVVCEDERGVRVLKENCNPHERPLDTIDCNNFPCPNWVYGDWGVCNSDCVQMRQVSCEDHTGNFMKDHSCDEKKKPAVIQRCTQCRHRPVVKENRRITNPVYVWKVGKWKQCSKSCGRGMKTRNVTCHRILPGGVVNPEPLEQRMIRDSSDFCNLYNKPVAMAECNLGRCEDRFYWTTGPWTECPNRCDVNSRQTRRLYCVRRSNNRKVRRKFCAKEFRPKKNRKCPRKPCLYRNCKEIQLYKKARVNDDYTVRIGNKLASIYCYKMDTSEPEEFITLQPDTKNYAEFYDKRLIDLSTCPYNRERRDNCHCDVIDRDRHGLSNFWKVRLNITSLKIINTDFTFSNVIKGTNIPYGTSGDCYSSLRDCPQGRFSIDLSGTSFRLAPEVQWIKSGNHNATARIRPNRHRTVFEGQCGGYCGRCEPDPRFGLQLEVT from the exons ATTTCTTCGACGTGAATCGTTTCTACCCTGACCCGGTCGAAGACACGGAATGGGTGGAACCGTTGAAAATCAGCCCGCCACCCCTCAACAGCCACGACCGCATTTTCGAGGAGATGCATTACAGCAACAACAACCTCACCGCCGGCAACAACG ACGTGCCAACCTCAAAACACCACAGCGGCCACTTCCGGCACAAGACTGCGGACGTGTGGGACCCCTACCCCCGTTATGAGATCAAGGCCTTCGGCCGCAAGATGATCCTCGAGTTGGCCCACGATTCGGGCTTCGTCACGCCCGATTTACAT ATTGTGACCCACGTGCACGAGAACTACACGGAACGCGAGCGCCACGACCCAAAACTGACGGGGTGCTTCTACAAGGGCACCGTGCGAGGAGATCCAGATTCCAACGTCGCCGTGTCCTTGTGCCACGGAATG actgGATACATCAAAACGTCTGAGGATGCGTACCACATCGAACCAGAACAGTTCAACAACAACACAATCAGCACAATCCTCCACAAAATCACCCGAGTGCATCTGGCACCTCAACCCTCCAACGACGTCATCGACAGCTTCTCAGAAGAAATCG ATTCGATACCCGACGATCAGGATTTTCATGGGGAGATCGTGGAGGATGAATTTCAGCCGCCACAGCACTCGATACGTCGCAGGGACCTGCGTTTCGACGACCTGGACACGCAGCAGGACTTTAAACCTTTGGATTTTATGAACGAACACGTGGAGAATCCGTTCCATCTCAACGATTACGGGGATTACACCAGGAATTCGAGGCAGGCTGACTACTGGCCGCCTCGTGAGGTTAAAAGGAGCCACAACTATTTCGTGGAGGTGATGCTGGTGGTCGACAAAAGTATGATTGATTACCATAAAACTGAGGAGAATTTGAACCATTACATTATGACTTTAATGAACCAC GTTTCcttattgtttaaacattcCTCCATTGGTAACTCGATAAGTGTATCtctagttaatattttacaccTAAAACACAAGACGTTTGAGTATGAACAATCCGCGAAGATCCTGTCGAAATTTTGCCAATGGCAATCCCAAAGTACCAACCACAAAAACCATGACGTTGCTCTCCTCCTCACCAG GAGTACAATATGTACAAACACGAGTGAATACTGCAGATTTTTGGGTATTGCGCAGGTGGCGTCGATGTGCGGCTCAGAAAGCTGCGCAGTAGTAATCGACAGAGGTTTGGCCACCTCCTACACAATTGCCCACGAGCTCGGACACGTTTTAAG TATGCCCCACGACAACGACACGAGGTGCAACCAATTCAACAGGGGACAAAGGGTGATGAACATCATGAACAACATCATGAAGAACGACACCAAACCGTGGATGTGGTCGAACTGTTCCAAGCACTACCTAACCGAGTTCCTAGA tacacCTAGGGCAAAATGCCTTTTAAACTCCCCCACCAACGAAATGAAAGGAATCGGGGatgacagttttaaattacCCGGAGAACTGTTCGACGTTAACACCCAGTGCCAACTAGAATATGGCGATGAAATGCGAGTTTGTTCTTACATG ACGACGTGTCGGAATTTGTGGTGTACACCTGAAAAGAAGGACGGCGAAAAAGAGGGCTGCATTAGTATGTTGTTGCCATTAGCTGAAGGAACAAGATGTGAATACAACAA GTGGTGTTACCAAGGGGAGTGTCGTAGTGAGAACAGATCGATCCTCGTGCCGATAGATGGCGGCTGGGGCGAATGGGGGAA ATGGGGACCATGTAGTAGGTCCTGCGGAGGCGGCATCATGAAACAGACCCGCAAATGTGACAATCCGACGCCATCAAACGGTGGCAACTTCTGTATGGGTCGCAGGGAACAAATCAGATCATGCAACGTCCAAAACTGCGACGCCAAGGAACCAGACTTTCG TGCTTTGCAATGTGCTCGGTTCAACGGTGACCCGAAGAACATACCCAATTTGACCAACGATGTTGAGTGGCTGCCAAAATATGGATTAG AAAAACCTGACGACCGGTGTAAATTGTACTGTCGTCCTAAAAACTCAAACGCCTTCTACGCCTTGAAGGAGAAAGTGGAAGACGGAACTAAATGCGGTTTAACTAGCTTCGACATTTGCGTCAACGGTATTTGCAGAGCTGCAGGCTGTGATAATAAGCTGGACTCGAAAATGAAACTTG ATGATTGTGGTGTTTGTGGCGGCGACAACAGTAAGTGTCACAAAATCGTCGGCATCTACAACAGATCATCGCCTGGCTACAGTAGAGTCATAAAAATTCCAAAGGGGAGCTCTAACATACTTATTGAGCAATATTCGGAAAGTCCTCACACTCACGACCTAAATTATTTGG TTTTGATGGACATCGAATCAGGCGAATACATCCTCAATGGACACCAGGTGGTGATGAGGGATACCCAGGATATAACGTTCGGAGGGCTGTTTATAAAGTACTCCGGGTCGGACGTACCAGTGGAAAGGATCACCACTTCTAAACACTTCAAACTGCAACGTCCGTTGATGGTGGAGGTTTTATCAGTCGGAAACATAACGGCAGCAAACATCTCGTACAGCTACTACATCGATACAGACAACGCACCACG gcaCGGTTGGAACCTGAACGAAAGACATTGGACGCCCTGCGACTCGATTTGTACGGGTACTCAGGAGTTACGCCCCTCCTGTGTCGATTTATCAACCGGTATGGTTGTGGACGACAGCAATTGCGTGGACATGGACAGGGCCAGCATGACCCAAACCAGAACCTGCAACTTGCACTGTCAACTGACATGGAACGTGGTGTCACGCGGAGCTTGTTCCAGCGACTGCGGCCCAGG GTACCGTGAAGTTACGTACAATTGTATGAAGGTGGACGTCACGAAGGAGGCGTATGAGGCGTACACGAGCGAGGCGGTGAACAGCCACACGGAAATCGTGGACGAAAGGTGGTGCAGCAACGTACTGTCCAAGCCCACGCTGATGGAGACGTGCACCGGATTGTGTCACAGCACCAGATGGAAATACGAACAATGGACACAA TGTTCGAAAACGTGCGGCGGCGGCATGCAGCACCGTACCGCCAAATGTGTGGACAGCAACGAACGGGAGATAGACGAGGCCAATTGTCGTGAGCCAAAAATCACCGAAAAAACTTGCAACACAGGACGTTGTCCTTACTGGAGCCCCAGAGACTGGACACCG TGTTCGGTGTCCTGTGGGCGTGGCTTCCGCACCAGGACGTTCTTCTGCCTAATCGACAACCGAGTGTATCCGACGTCCGCCTGCGACGCCAAAGCAATGCCGGATATCCGGGAGGAGTGCAACCAACGACCGTGCGACATAGGTTGGATAACGACGCCTTGGAGCGAGTGTTCAACAACATGCGGCGACGGTATAATGAGGCGGTACGTCTATTGTAGGCGGGACAGAGACCATGTGGACGACGAGTACTGCCGAGACATCCTCAAGCCCAATTCCACCGCTCCCTGTTTCAGCGAATGTCCC ATCAGCAATTATGACTACGGTGAGAACATGATAGATGACAACTCTATTTATCCTTACGCCTGGAAAACATCTTCTTGGACTGAG TGCTCCAAGTCTTGTGGTGGCGGCAAAAAACGTCGACAGGTCGTATGCGAGGACGAAAGAGGTGTGCGAGTACTGAAGGAAAACTGCAACCCCCACGAAAGACCCTTAGACACAATAGATTGCAACAACTTCCCTTGTCCCAACTGGGTATACGGCGACTGGGGAGTATGCAACTCGGACTGCGTGCAAATGCGACAAGTCAGCTGCGAAGATCACACCGGCAACTTCATGAAAGACCACAGTTGCGACGAAAAGAAAAAACCTGCGGTGATACAACGATGCACCCAGTGCAGACACCGACCAGTCGTCAAGGAAAATAGACGCATCACCAATCCGGTGTACGTGTGGAAGGTTGGAAAGTGGAAGCAG TGCTCAAAGAGTTGTGGACGTGGAATGAAGACAAGGAATGTTACGTGCCATAGAATCTTGCCTGGAGGTGTTGTGAATCCTGAGCCCCTTGAACAAAGAATGATCAGGGATAGTAGTGATTTCTGTAATTTGTACAACAAACCTGTTGCCATGGCTGAGTGCAATTTGGGAAGATGTGAGGACAGGTTCTATTGGACCACTGGCCCTTGGACAGAG tgCCCAAATAGATGTGACGTTAACTCAAGACAAACGAGACGTTTATATTGCGTCAGAAGATCGAACAACAGGAAAGTTAGAAGGAAGTTCTGTGCAAAGGAATTCAGACCTAAGAAGAACAGGAAATGTCCAAGGAAGCCAT GTTTGTATAGAAACTGTAAAGAGATCCAATTGTACAAAAAGGCACGAGTGAACGATGATTATACCGTTAGAATTGGGAACAAACTTGCCAGTATTTATTGCTATAAAATGGATACTTCTGAACCAGAAGAATTCATTACTTTACAACCAGACACCAAGAACTATGCTGAATTCTACGATAAACG GTTGATTGACTTGTCAACATGCCCCTACAACAGGGAACGACGGGACAATTGCCACTGCGACGTGATCGACAGAGACCGACACGGTCTGAGTAACTTTTGGAAGGTTCGACTCAACATCACTTCATTGAAAATCATCA ACACTGATTTCACCTTCTCCAACGTGATCAAAGGCACGAACATCCCCTACGGAACCTCCGGCGATTGTTACAGTTCCCTACGTGACTGTCCTCAAGGTCGCTTCTCCATAGATTTGTCCGGTACGTCGTTCCGCCTCGCCCCTGAGGTGCAGTGGATCAAAAGCGGCAACCACAACGCCACCGCCCGCATCCGTCCCAACAGACATCGCACCGTCTTCGAGGGACAGTGTGGCGGCTACTGCGGCAGATGCGAACCGGATCCACGCTTCGGCTTGCAGCTGGAGGTTACTTAA